Within the Arachis duranensis cultivar V14167 chromosome 10, aradu.V14167.gnm2.J7QH, whole genome shotgun sequence genome, the region GttgagaaaataataatatgcaGGTGTTCAAGGAAAGTACCTGATCAGATGGCGTGGCATTTGAAGCCTTTCTAAATCCCATAACCAACCTCCCTTCTGGCTCCAATCGACTAAATGTTACTGAGAAAATCAATGAAGGTCAGCCACAAACACAGAAAGTCCTACATATAATGAATTATATAGCAAGATGGTGGGGATAAAACAAGGGGGCAAAGAACTAAGCATGTAAAACAAAAGGATTTTTCAGGGAGTGAAGAAGTGTTACCTGTGTCACCTGCTTGCAACTGCATTGACTGTATGCAAGGAGTGACACCCTCTAAAACATACATCCTGCTATTATTGTTTGGCCAGAAGCGAAATTGAAATATCCATTCCTTGCCTTTTGCATCAAGGATTTTAAGTGGCAATCCTTCAGGCTGAGAAATTGGTGGGAAGTAGGCCTGTTTCATTGAATTGAATGTAGTATTATAATATACATCACAGAATGTATCCTGGGCTTATATTCAATCCAAAAAAGACTTTCAAAACAACAGTTTGAAGAAAGATTCTCGAGGCCAACCTCGGCACACTTTTTTGGTAGCACTAAACGCCCAATTCTCCCAGCATCACTGGCACTCAAGGTTTTTTGGAACAAGGGAGTGATTACTGAATTAGAACTTCCACAAAGTTAAGATATTTACTTTCCTGTATGACTTTATCATAATTGTAAACTGGAGCATTACAAAAACTGATAAACTAACACAATGATCATATTAGACTTGAAGGATACTCTATAGATATTTGTTGTAGCTCTAGATCAGTACACCTGGGCCAGTACCGTGGCAATAACTGGTTTCTTCCTCGGGCATCTGCCCGAGGCCGTCCATTACGAACCAGAGCTTCACTTGACGAGTCAAGCGCTAATTGCATAAGACCACTGAAATGTTTTCCTGGGGGAGTTTGTATTTGTTGCGAATGACTTCCTGTCACTCCAATTTGACCATTTCTTTCATTTGCAGATGCATAAGGTATAGACATACCAAATGGTTGAGAAGATGAATCTTCCTTCAGAGATGGAGGCTGCTGGCACATATTTAAACCTGAACTTGGTTTGTCATCATTCCTTATTCCTGCAAGGTCTGTAAAAAACATACGTTATGTAGCCATCACTGTGTTATTAAGAGACTCTTCCATCCCATACACTTgacaatataaaagtaaaatgtTTGAAGAAAGATAGAGCATGCTTTACCATTCATAAACATCGTTTCCCGGGTACCAAGCTTTACACTCCAGTTAACAGATATTCCAGACAAATcgtcatttttcttttccatggtCGAGGCAGGTAACCTTTCAATGACATACCTTTTGTCAATGCTATTAGACAATTCAACTAGGGATGGCACATCTGGATGTAAGTCAGATGAAGAAACTGAGTTGAACAAACTCGGTGCTTGTTTCCATGGAACAGGACCTGATCCAGCTAATTGACTCCAATTTTTTCCAGACATGTCTCTAATTCTTTCTGGTAAACGATTTTGAAGGGAGAAAGATTGATGCCATGGCGAGTTAGATGGCTGAGATACAgataacaaaatatagatttaGAGCCACCATGTCAAAAAATGCTGAACTTGAAAAGAAGTCTGATGATGAGATATATGAACTCATCAtaccataataataataatactaataataataagacaAAGAACGGAGGGGAGGAAGGAACAAATTATTGATAGTGAAACCTACCAAAACCATATGTTTGCGGGCACATGCAAGGCACTCAATTCCtccaggatccaacaacataaAGGCATGACTTGAAACAATACATCCACAATGAATCCGCTGCAAAGAAAGTTTAATCATCAGCTAAACCCAAATAATAAAATCTGGCCTTTGGGATCTATGTTCAATTATTCATATATGCAGCATAGTAACATTAGTTTATGTGACTACAACAAAGATTTCACTGACCTTCCTACAAGTCTCACAAGTCCTCCAACCAGATGCATTTGAGTGAAAGATTTCACAGAATCTCCCTTCTTCAAAAACAGAACTATGTATCATAGAAACagccaaaatttaaaaactgaAAGGCATATATGTATCAAATATGATAGTAAAATCAAAACATAACATATGATAAGCTATCAGCACAACTATTCAAATATGACCAGTTAAATTCTTGATCAAGAAATTCACTATTAAGTATAACCAGCATAggagtatttatttattttttctttctatcaTAAGCAATAAGCAAAAACAATCGTTAATGCAATGTCTATTTAGCTACTTAATTATCACATGACCAAATCACCTTAACCAAGTTTCTGTCATCAATCCTCAATAAGTGCTACTCAACACTGCAACTTTCTCTTGGACACATCCATCCCTAAATCTTAGTTTCCCTTGTATCTACTTCAGCATTCTCAGGTTTGATATACTTATTGCTCTTGGTCTTTCCTTTCCCACATTCCCCACCATAGATCATTGCCGGTCTTAAAGCTATCCAATAGAATTTCCCTCTGAATATGATATTCACTAGATAAGAGGAATAGTGAActctttggatcacaactttttGTATAAGATTTTTGTGGGGGAAAATATGGGGTTTGGGATAATCTAGAAATTTCAAGGGATCATGAAGTTTTAAAATAGTATATAAAACATTTGGCTCAGATAGAAGCACTAAGAAACTCACTACAATCTACTCGCACAGAAGTTGGTTGCATTTGGCATAACTATAGCCTACAGCTCAGTATTGATAGCTATGCAATCAAACAAATAGACTAAGCAAATTAGCTCAAACAAAACTTTAGTGCTTACTGCCTGAGATATTGACAAAAACAACTATGAATATATACACCACATAATTTCCGAAGCACTCAAACGGTCTCTACACTTAAAACATGATGAAATTTGAAAACTTTTACAGCATGATTTTAAGAAACAAAAGAGGTCCATAACCAGATGAAACAAAGAGAGGACCTGGAAGTTTAATCCAAAAGCATTATATTTTTGTCTCTTCTGTTCAAAAATAAACTCCCACTTCACAACAGAAACAGCAAAAGTAATGGAAATGTTCACCCCACGTCGGACGAAACACCCTttaatacacccaaaaaaacaaaaaaccaaaaagcaGTAAACTTTATCCAAAATTACATAGCAATACCCAAACCCAGAAACCTCGGCTAATCCCAATTCTCGTATAGCAGCTACCACGTGTAACTTACTCCAAAGTCCCAATTTTTACGTATAAAAGAATGGAAAAGTGCTACTTAAGctccaaatatatatttttagaagaaaaaaagtgttttttatggcatgaaaagaaaaaagaataaaaatttgaaagaagaaagaatagtgTAGAAGTGAAGCAAAGTGGGTTGAGAATAGAAACCCGCATCGATCGCAAAGCTCGGCTAGGTCTCCGGAACGGAGTGTCCAACCTCTCTTTGGTGGTTGGGACTTGAATTCTTTGCAGTCATAATTGAAGCAGAGCTTGGACGTTGACGAAGAAGCCGACGAAGCAGACGCCATTTGAGTTGAGAACTCAACCTGATCTGTTGCAATCACCAATAATCACCAAAGCCCAAAGCCCAGGGAAGAAgggttttagagagagagagagagaatgcaGCTATGTTGTGTTCATAGCAGTAGAAACtgggaaagaagaaagaattgtttttttttttctttttctaattattgttttttcaattttgaagaGGTGAGAGAAAGTGAGTGAAATGGGTATTAAAAGTAGCAGTGATGTTATTCATTCATTCGGCGGCGTCGTTTTCTATATTTCAACACTTTTTCGTATCTCTCCTTCCAAACTTTGGAAAACACTTTCACACTCTCcatcaattaaattatcatcATGCCATACCTTTGGaaacaaatcaaaattaaacaCTTGCATTTACTGCTAAATCATCACACCCCCCACACTAATGCATTGTGCTGAGACTTATTTTACCAAAATAAAATCATTGACCTAACTAAACAAATTAGCAGAAATGTTTCGTAAAACTAAAAATCTTATCGGATATTTATATATGGAACAATATTACAAGACGGTGAAAATTTAGATGTAGTCGACTTCATATGAAATTGATAACTAAGAGCTGAtaaatgatttgactgatttaactaaatttttatctaatggctctcagctatcaacttcaACTTCACTGAAGtggactgcacctgagtttccaccatCTTGACTTTAcatgaagttgataactgagagctgataaataatttaactgatttaacttaatttttatttaatgattctCAGCTATCAAggtagttaattaaaaatatagtgTTGATCTACTAGATTAATAATATTAGATTGTTGGTTAAAAATACTGAttaatataaactaaaattattaacttttaaatctttttcttatatacttattatatttttttgatattttttaattaaataatcatcaaaataattaaattcatgATAAACTAATAATCAAATTTGATGCATACGTAATATGATTtacaaataaattctaatatcaACCATATCTCAGGTAAGTATCTTACATTAAAAGGTTAATAAATATCGATTTTAATAGTGATTTAAATCGATAGTATTAGTATGTATGATGTACTTAtgtatttaagaaaataataaaaaacccgatatttttaatagaaaattaactagtattaatttaatttcaagaCAAATAAGATTTTACCACATATACATCAGGCACTTCATAGGTCAATAATACAAATACACATACACATATATAAGCTGAAATTCAGCCCTGAAAAGTGAAAGTGGAAAACTATAACTTGACCAATAATGAAGGAAATATTGTAGATTATTAGTATGATACTCATTTTGCCcgtttattttattgaaaaatactaaagaagaaagaaatgatCCCGAACCCCGTACCCGTAGCATTGGGGGACGTAGTAGGAAGAATTAATTTGACGATAACAATATTcaactatttatatattattatggtgtctaattaagtaattaacttttttatttgtatatagttattaaaacaatcataaaatttaattaaaaatataaataataaaaaaaagtaaaaaaatgtttagtattattttctttttattaattactttttctaaattttttattttcatttaataataaaatagtatttaatttaaaaatgagaaagaaataattatttaaaaatagtgaGGTTATTAATTAGGCTAGGCAATTACTAAGACACTATCTTGCATGGCCATGGCCCGCGTTCTCACGCATCACATTCACGTATCGTAATTAACTCCATAATCCATCTCCATTTGTGATTTCCAAGGGATCTAATTAatactctctttttttctccgataaaattgtaaaagaataaaaaaaaaatgaaaaaattttattgattattgattgattgaattgaattgaaatgtGTTGTAAATTATGaggataaaattatatatatagaatattgttttataaaaaataaaagtaaataaagataagataagtacaactaaagataagataaatataaaataataaaaactaaaattataattaaatttatgtatatTGTTAAACTGAATTTATAGGTCAcgagatttttttattgttgtcataGACTAAAATAGAAGAGTAGTTTAATATCCTCTAAACTTACATAATCACATCATTTCATAGAGTTGTATATATATGTCGTCCTAAAAGTATTAGTAccgtattaatatttaatactatTGTGATGATCAATTTACCTTACATGAGATCCTAAAAGTTAGTAAAAATCGTCTAACTAATAATTGTTAATTAAGTGTATTAACATATGAACTTTGCTAACCAATATTCTTAGGAACACTGGTTcgttaagttttttttttccctcaaaaaagaaaaagagaaattcataagttatatattatttttataaatattttagaaacttgaaaatgttaatttttcaacataaaatttctacatatttaatatatttttataagcaCTTTTAAAAAACTAGTAATTTGCAAATACTCTTATAGCACTCGTTAGCTAAATTCTAAGTATTTATTATTTCTccaatattttaaacttttatcgatgataacaatataaatttcattaatgaaacacatttttatatatataattggctttaaagataacaaaataaagcaaaacAGGGCAGCAGGACACCAAAATGTCACTACCAAAGTAGGATTATAATTAATAGCTAGAATATAATTTTGACGCACTAATGatataaagtattttatatgattgtgtaattacatttttttatgactatttagataattaatatgaaatataattatttttaattaaataaatgtataaagttattttatattaaaaaggaAAAGGTAAACAACTTTTAATCAGTCAACTTTAAATAActacaattaataattaataattttatattttttaaaaataaaattaaaataatcattaattaataacaattaattagtataaaatgcaatttaaaaatatttgttggtTTGTGGTTGGTTAGACTCCTGTTATTTATCTAGCgagattgataaaaaaaaaaaaattatcatatctCTAGTAGTTTGGATATTTATAGTTACTACAAAGTATAATTTTACATATAAGTATAAGAAAAcaaattgatattttctttagCCTAAATAAGTTACTATAGCTATTACAGAATGAAAAAGTACAGATAACTAATAACATTTTTAAACAATATGtgaataatgtgaattaatatgattaaaagagtaaatttaaattagtaacaTTAAATTAGAGTAAAGTGtatctttatttaattggtGGTTATTCATgttgtttaaaataattattattctcCTAGCATTCCCCTTACAGTATATAAGGTTGTAAAGCtccaattaatttgattattaaagtTAAATTGGCAAGAATATCTGCACTTTCGAATAACTGTACTATATTGAGTTTTAGTCTGCAAATAATCCAAACCCACCACGACAAAGTAGATCATATCCTTGAAACTTAGAAATAAGGAACCAACCTTTAGATTTGAATGAATAATAAGGCATGgcattttaagattttttttattagaacaAATTTATGAGACATAACTTAGCTTTTACAGTTTCAAGAGATGAAACATTTATAGTTGTTCTccctttaattttatcatatatatCCGTACCAGCCATTATACATGTATCGTCGTAGGGCCAAAAACATTACATTATACAACAATAATTGTCTATCTACGATATTAAActatattatcatttttattgcTGTATATACTAATTGGAAACATGTAATCAACCCTAGCTAGCTAGCTAGCCACTATAATTGcatgtcatatatatatataattaggtGAGTTCTACCCAACCCCCTCTATTTCAACATGTAAATTACCCTTCGTGACGTGACATGCTTTAATTGGATGCTTAGTTTTAGTTGGAGTTAATTTAACTCAATAAGAGTTAATATGTTAACTAAAGTAgggtaattttgtaattaaatatttttataagagagataaatatataatttctataaacattaaaaaataaagttatatttttatcattgtgtagaaaaattcaatttatatcCTTTAtgcttttgatttattttaattactaccaaaataaatatttaatttttttattatttttagtactctctaaaatttatattttgttagttttaattaaaagtatattttgtcaatttttatatattatttttatcttagtgtataaatattaattttattatagaattaattaataacatctattcaaatatctaaattaaaataatatacaaaaattatttaagttgatgtctattttagtaattttgtatctaaaagtgattttgaatagtgtaatccaaacaacatttattttactataattcattttgatataaatattgtcaaacataaatcacttaatacaaacttacttttcatcaaaatcaagtttgcaaaattaattttattcaaactcCCGTTTGcaaactgtaatccaaacacacactaagtatttagagaaaataactaattaaatgGCCAGGGAAAAAATATTTGAGTCTGTCAGAACACCGTGAGACCATCTCGACCACAAGATTGTAGCGCGAACGATCCTCCACCGTTCAAATGGCATGCGCTTTGGAACAATTAATCATGCTCTGACCTCACGGTCATAGTTCAACCAAAGTCTTCTTAGAACTCAAGGATACAAATGTACGAGCCTATAGAACAGATCCTGTTCAAGTAAGGTCGTGTTCTGtattttgtgttctttgtgTTTAGTTATAAAAACTGCTTTTGTTTTGTGAACCTAGCCCAGGTGAGACTAAGTTTATTACGTTTGCGAAatttagaaaatcttaaaatttaagaaCGTGAAAACGATTATGATGGCTTTTTATGATGATAGTGTAGAAGGGGAAgacgaaaaagaaaatgaaaataatgatgatgatgatgatggtgatggtgatgatgatatggGATTTCTGGATggcattgaaattaaatttggaAGTATTTAATTACATAATCACCCACTTTAGGCTATAATTTAATTACCAATAATTTAACCATAGTTAACATAGCAACCAATTAAAAGATGACATGTTACAGAGGGTAAATTACATGTTATTATAGGAAGAGTAGGCTAGAATTTATCATATAATTaactactaatataaaatacatgttaaattataaaatatacattaaaattaaaataaataatatgtgtatttatatataatgacCAATTTTAGTGTATGaatagtattttaaatattaatatatatgacCATAGCGATTTGGAAAAATATGCACTATATAAAGTGGGTCTTCCAATCAAATTATTCGTGCAttcaatttgaaaattattactAATAGAGCAAATCAAGTATTCTTAATCGCGGAAGATATGAAGCAGGACAAGAAAGATCTTAGATTTTTGGTCCGATGATATATGCCTATGGGGAACACTACATATGATGACAAACACGTTGGTTGCCACAAAAGAGATAAGCGAACCAATGTCGTCCACATCTAAAACATGTTGCTAGCAACAATGTTGTTTTCCTAGAAATCTGCCACCTTGTTATTGTTGCTAGAAGATACTAGATTAATTCAAGGCCTCAAGTGTCACTTTGAATCATATATATAGAGTTTGATGTGAAAAAACAAGGGTAGCAGATTGGATGTTATCATTGATCCTTTAATCTATCCAAAACTTTTTTTAGAGGAGTTTATTTCTACCCAAATTCCGCTCcgtgtaaattttttaaaatgaaaatccaACAATTGGCACTTGTGAACGTGTTATTGTTTTATGGTGTAAATTCAGGTAAAGTCgatttcatgtgaagttgatatctgagagtagttagataaaaatttagtcaaatcaattaaaTCATCTAATGACTCTCTGGTATCAATTTTATGTGAAGTCGACTGCTTCCACCTTGTTTTATATACATAGTGTGTGAGAAAAACAGTTTCACAAAACTTTTATCCATATAAATAAtcattcaaaaactaaaatttgattAGATAACTATATATAAAGAGTTTCACATTATCGATATGCATATTTTTCACAATCATTCATGTGATGAATAATGTGAGTAAAACTTATTTTTACTTATGTGAtactttataattaaatatatgtgtaaattttttttacagaaaatataatatatatctaaAAATTCCATTCAATTCATTGTTACGTACTAAATACATAGTTGTCTACTTAGCTTGTCCCTACGAATATATGTTTTATCGTTATCAATCCTTCAGTGTTCAGTGCATATTTTATAATGCAAGTCAACGCTCATAATTTCTTGGTTCAACGCTTTGGAGTTTGAATAGTCCACAAAGGGAGGCCATACTCTAACTTTGTTCTTGTCGACTCGAACACTAAGCTTTTAGTTTTACCCTAAGATTACATTGGTTAACATTCAAGTCTACTGAATTTTTAACATTTCATGGTGAGTAAATTAatcagtatatacatatattattatgggaatctttcaatattatatttttatttacaaagtccAAATCTAAAATCAATCTTAGTGTTAGATATTGACAAAACGTCTTTTTTATTCGATCCTTCGTTCTCTCTTCATATTTAAAACGATGAAGTTTAGGCCCGGTCATTCAACAAGTTAAAGTTGCAtgaatatttgaataaattataGGTGTGTACTCATACAAAGAATAATCACGCACGAGACAACCATAAATGTATATGCGAATATGAATATGGATATATAGGGACCacttaatctttatttttccgCTATGTAATAAAAGAGCCAAGAtcgtttaaaatataaaaaattagtaaaataataaaaataataaaattaaaattaactttccttTTTTCGTTGTTGATAAAAAGCGTTATTCCGTACTTTATTTCTCAAACACCAAGTATGATTATAGTGATTCATTGTTTTTAATGTTTCATGGCTGTGCTACTTGCTGCCACGCAGGTTGCTAGCTATAACCATCATGCTTTGATTATTATATTGATTGATTACAGTAATTTGCGGATAATTTCTTCCATTAATTTCCGCTAACGTACGTATTTTGGTAGGTATTTTAGATGCtagatatatacatatatatactacCCGTCCCTACATGGCTACATGCCATATTAATGATACTATATAGAGTATGCATATACTATTAGCATGTACGCTAAGTATGTAACATAATTTGACATTGAAGCCGGTAATATTACGATGGAACGACCCCATGCTTCATTGTTGACTAGTACTCGACAGTTGGAAGTTTTGAATATTATACTTAACAAAGGGAGCTAATTAACTGAAGGTAGAAACTTAGGTGAAGTCgactttatgtgaagttgatatttgagagctattagatgatttgactgatataactaaattttcatccaaTGGCTTTTCAGGTATTAACTTTACGCGaaagtcgacttcacctgagttttcaccttaaCTGAAATTGAAATATTTACAAGTGGAAGTGTGTGGTTAGTGGGTTGTTGACACACAATTTTAAAGGACATGTTGATACACAAATTGACACAAATTTAATGTATTTAGTGTATCTCTAATAAATTGAGACAAAATTAATATTGAGACACTAATTATTTTGACAATTTTATCTTCCCTTCTCCTCTTCATTTCAACTTCCGTCTCTTCTCTCTTCATAACCAATCAAGTAGAATCTCTTCTCCTCTCCCTTCTTCTCCCcgtttgaatttttgtttcttctttctttatgGCCAACCAACCTCCTCTTACTGAAGTGTCTTTGCTATTATTATTGCTACTGCCTCACTTCCTCCTCATACTCTCCAGATTGAGTTTttgtcttcttccttcttttaaATCTATAGATCTGCGACTTGTGTCCTCTATCATCGACCTCTCGTGCCTCCATCTTTATCTCTGTTCATCCTTCTATTTGCccctttttggattttttttctaaaataaaattttattttttctttgttttttattattaatctgtgctatttttagaaaaaaaatataatctaaaTATTGAACAATCTAGGAAGCACCGATACGACACGCGATACGGACACGACACGACACAGATACGCCGACACGTTCTTTCTATAAAAAATTGGATACGACACGTTTAGAATACgttgtgaattaaaatttaaataatatattaaattaataaaatatcatattgtaaatataagagtaaatataattgcataaaaaaatcttaaaattatgcaattattaaaaaaataaaaaattttaatctactCTTGTCATTTTGCTAGCAGAAAATGTATCAATTTTTCTCCT harbors:
- the LOC107468636 gene encoding B3 domain-containing protein Os07g0563300 isoform X1 translates to MASASSASSSTSKLCFNYDCKEFKSQPPKRGWTLRSGDLAELCDRCGSVFEEGRFCEIFHSNASGWRTCETCRKRIHCGCIVSSHAFMLLDPGGIECLACARKHMVLPSNSPWHQSFSLQNRLPERIRDMSGKNWSQLAGSGPVPWKQAPSLFNSVSSSDLHPDVPSLVELSNSIDKRYVIERLPASTMEKKNDDLSGISVNWSVKLGTRETMFMNDLAGIRNDDKPSSGLNMCQQPPSLKEDSSSQPFGMSIPYASANERNGQIGVTGSHSQQIQTPPGKHFSGLMQLALDSSSEALVRNGRPRADARGRNQLLPRYWPRCTDLELQQISIDSNSVITPLFQKTLSASDAGRIGRLVLPKKCAEAYFPPISQPEGLPLKILDAKGKEWIFQFRFWPNNNSRMYVLEGVTPCIQSMQLQAGDTVTFSRLEPEGRLVMGFRKASNATPSDQDNETNKNGNGFSAPGEVELADPSSWSKVDKSGYIAKDALGSKSSMPRKRKLNILGSKSKRLKIESEDMIELKITWQEAQGLLRPPPSHVPSIVVIEGFEFEEYEDAPVLGKPTIFTDDNTGEKVQWAQCEDCLKWRKLPASALLQSKWTCSDNSWDQERSSCSAAQEMTTEEIENLLPPCNSGASNKMKATKQESDNAEALEGLDTLANLAILGEGESLPTSAQATTKHPRHRPGCSCIVCIQPPSGKGPKHKQSCTCNVCLTVKRRFRTLMLRREKKQFEKEAETTRKKQKQPHSQPLHSSEIFLEDDSLPCSNPVDSSSPNQNKEGNEVSDEDPNQVKSSTSPFKGQIDLNIQPEREEESSPGSDSGGMMKSLHNAVERCTKPTLNSGIGDTSGSQSRQVADGVREDQLSNGVALGSSSHGSKEHAQALPMNL